The following are encoded in a window of Phaseolus vulgaris cultivar G19833 chromosome 3, P. vulgaris v2.0, whole genome shotgun sequence genomic DNA:
- the LOC137839270 gene encoding uncharacterized protein, with translation MSMQQVMEMMRGLQDEMTESRVEQERMQTDLVDSRARNEELHIVNEELRRGLSSNQGQREQDETEHLTPPREFSTPFSQEILDAVIPNTFAGPKVIFTWIEDPEAHLTAFHTQMVLVGGSDAMSCKLFMSTMTGMAMDWFISLPNGHITSFQQLSQLFREQYLANRAPPPVSYDLFDVKQYQGETLKEYINRFGAQVVKVGTSEEPMIVYAFRKGVCSGPFCESIIRNRPRTFAKIRRRAVEHIASEGEVCEKRTGVVPSRSRTQTRAQPVRVNETTTGRKKPEGRRPYETRKP, from the coding sequence atgtccatgcagcaggtcatggaaaTGATGCGGGGGCTACAGGATGAGATGACGGAATCGAGGGTggaacaagaacgcatgcagaCGGATCTCGTCGACTCGCGCGCGAGAAATGAAGAGCTCCATATCGTGAATGAAGAGTTGCGTCGGGGTTTGAGCAGTAACCAAGGGCAACGTGAACAAGATGAGACCGAGcatctcaccccaccaagggagttttccacacccttctcgcaggagatcctggaTGCAgtaatccccaacacgttcgcgggacccaaggtgatcttcacctgGATAGAGGACCCCGAGGCGCATCTCACtgcattccacacgcagatggtgttggtaggcggctccgatgccATGAgctgcaagctctttatgagcaccatGACGGGGATGgcaatggattggttcatcagccttccaaacggccatatcacctcctttcaGCAGTTGTCGCAACTGTTTAGAGAGCAGTATTTGGCGAACAGGGCTCCACCGCCAGtttcttacgacctgtttgatgtaaaacagtatcaaggggagaccttgaaggaatacatcaaccgtTTCGGGGCCCAAGTAGTAAAAGTTGGTACTtcggaggagcctatgatcgtgtatgCATTTAGAAAAGGCGTATGTTCCGGCCCTTTTTGCGAATCCATTattcgcaatcgccctaggaccttcgctaaaatacggcgtcgggcggtggaacatatcgcctccgaaggagaggtgtgtgagaagcgcaccggcgtcgtaccctcacgctcGAGAACGCAGACGcgggctcaacccgtcagggtcaacgagaccacgacggggagaaagaagccagaggggagacgcccctatgagaccAGAAAACCctag